The Chlamydiota bacterium region ACCGATCGAAAAACCAAGGTCACAAAAGAGATCAAAGCCTATTCCATTAGTATCATCACGACCATCAAAGAACTCTTAAAACTCAATCCGTTGTTTAAAGAAGAATTGCAGATTTTTTTAGGGCAAAGTGATTTTACAGAGCCTGGAAAATTGGCCGATTTTGCAGTTGCTTTGACAACAGCATCGCGCAAAGAATTGCAAGATGTATTGGAAACCTTTGATGTGGTCAAACGGATTGATAAAGCGCTTTCTCTTTTGAAAAAGGAACTCGATTTGTCCAAATTGCAAAGTTCTATTAATCAAAAAATCGAAGCGACGATTTCCAAAACACAGAGAGAATTTTTCTTAAAAGAACAACTTAAAACGATCAAAAAAGAATTGGGATTAGAAAAAGATGACCGCACAGTAGATGTAGAAAAGTTCGAAGAGCGATTAAAAAAACGTAAACTTTCTGAAGAAGTCAACAAAGTGATCCAAGATGAAATGGAAAAGCTGCAGGTTTTAGAGCCGCAATCGGCAGAATATTCTGTGGGACGCAATTATTTAGATTGGCTCACGATTACTCCTTGGGGAATTTTGAGTAAAGAAACACGCGATCTCATAAAAGCAGAAAAGATTTTGGAAAAAGATCAATATGGACTCGAAGATGTCAAAGCGCGTA contains the following coding sequences:
- the lon gene encoding Lon protease, which encodes MDEGPVREDFEDFEIEHLPEIKDLAKLDEPDELYVVPLTRRPFFPGMAAPIVIEVGAYYDVLKLIANAPQKLIGLFLTKKENADVYKVGLKDLYRVGVCARILRVVPIETGGAQVVLNMEKRVSILGPSPRKTKHLKAKVNYNTDRKTKVTKEIKAYSISIITTIKELLKLNPLFKEELQIFLGQSDFTEPGKLADFAVALTTASRKELQDVLETFDVVKRIDKALSLLKKELDLSKLQSSINQKIEATISKTQREFFLKEQLKTIKKELGLEKDDRTVDVEKFEERLKKRKLSEEVNKVIQDEMEKLQVLEPQSAEYSVGRNYLDWLTITPWGILSKETRDLIKAEKILEKDQYGLEDVKAR